The following nucleotide sequence is from Pseudomonadales bacterium.
GGCTCAGTTTCATTGTCGCAGCGACGGCTGCACTCATGTTCCAATGTTTGAAAAAGCCCTTTAGCCAATGGCGATGGGAGCATTACGTAGCCATTCTGCTCATACTGTCTACCTGGAGCGTTGGCTTAACCTTACAATCTATACACTGGTCGCACGCCTATGGCGAACCACTTCAAGTCACCTTAGTACAACCCAATATAAGTCAGCATATTAAGTGGCGCCCTGAGCAACAACCCATCACCCTTAGGTTGCTAGAAAGCACATCCGCACAGCACCAAGATAGCGACATCATCGTTTGGCCGGAGAATGCGATTCCGCTTTTTGCTCATCAAGCCACTCGTTATCTGAACCGCTTAAATATTCTTGGCGAAGAAAGTCATACCACCTTTATCTCCGGTATCCCCTATTGGCAACCCGAAACCACGAACAACCCACGCAAACTGCATAATAGCGTGATTACCTTTGGCGACGGTACCGACAGCATCTACCACAAACAAAAATTAGTACCTTTTGGAGAGTACGTACCGTTCCAACACCTTTTACGCGGCTTGATTCAATTTTTTGATCTTCCTATGTCTGATTTTGGGCCCGGCCCCAAAAACCAACAACCCTTGCGTATCAAAAAAGACGGTTACTCCATCCTCATCGCCCCCTATATCTGCTATGAGATTGTTTACCCAGACTTCGTCCGCCACTTGGCAAAATCGAGTGATTTTTTATTAACCATTAGTGATGATAGTTGGTTTGGCAGTTCTATCGGCCCACACCAGCACTTGGAAATGGCACGTATGCGTGCGCTGGAAAATCAGCGTTATTTAATTCGCGGCACCAACACCGGCATCACCGCAATTGTGG
It contains:
- the lnt gene encoding apolipoprotein N-acyltransferase, whose translation is MVFRLSQPPSSILATVAGGLAPLSFAPFKIWPMGVISLFFFLMALASSTPKQAFFRGWLYGLGFFGVGASWIYFSIHEYGFTSVLFALLLTGLFVAGLALLLSATFAYLYVKIFSQREYCVLVSFPALWVLFEWLRSWLLTGFPWLYLGNAHIDTWLSGWAPIMGVYGLSFIVAATAALMFQCLKKPFSQWRWEHYVAILLILSTWSVGLTLQSIHWSHAYGEPLQVTLVQPNISQHIKWRPEQQPITLRLLESTSAQHQDSDIIVWPENAIPLFAHQATRYLNRLNILGEESHTTFISGIPYWQPETTNNPRKLHNSVITFGDGTDSIYHKQKLVPFGEYVPFQHLLRGLIQFFDLPMSDFGPGPKNQQPLRIKKDGYSILIAPYICYEIVYPDFVRHLAKSSDFLLTISDDSWFGSSIGPHQHLEMARMRALENQRYLIRGTNTGITAIVDQSGRTLDQAEQFQQTSLTGQVRLMSGLTPFTRWGSTPILLLCLIFLIVSCSRRSRQ